A section of the Arthrobacter sp. Marseille-P9274 genome encodes:
- a CDS encoding amino acid ABC transporter substrate-binding protein, protein MNRRRLSLLGAAAALTLAVAGCGSSQPAQDGSSGSASAAPVTLEQVKQDGVLTVGTEGTYRPFSFHQDGAGELTGYDVEVITEVAKKLGVEPKFEETQWDAIFAGLEAGRFEVIANQVTINDERKAKYDFSEPYTVSNGVIVTKADNSDINSFADLDGKTTAQSLTSNWYTLAKDSGANVESVEGWAQAVSLLEQGRVDATINDNLTYLDYQSTNNNKDIKVAATTEEQSKVGLAFQKGSTELVDAANKALDELRADGTLAKISEKYFGEDVSQ, encoded by the coding sequence ATGAATCGTCGCCGCCTTTCCCTGCTCGGAGCAGCCGCCGCCCTCACGCTTGCAGTGGCCGGCTGCGGAAGTTCCCAGCCCGCCCAGGACGGCTCGAGCGGTTCGGCGAGCGCAGCTCCCGTCACGCTGGAACAGGTGAAGCAGGACGGCGTATTGACCGTCGGCACGGAGGGCACCTACCGCCCGTTCTCCTTCCACCAGGACGGCGCCGGCGAGCTGACGGGTTACGACGTCGAGGTCATCACCGAGGTCGCGAAGAAACTGGGCGTGGAGCCCAAGTTCGAGGAAACCCAGTGGGACGCGATCTTCGCCGGCCTGGAGGCCGGCCGCTTCGAGGTGATTGCCAACCAGGTCACCATCAATGACGAGCGCAAGGCGAAGTACGACTTCTCCGAGCCGTACACGGTCAGCAACGGCGTCATCGTCACCAAGGCGGACAACTCGGACATCAATTCCTTCGCAGACCTGGACGGCAAGACAACAGCGCAGTCGCTGACCAGCAACTGGTACACGCTCGCCAAGGATTCCGGCGCCAACGTAGAGTCCGTCGAAGGCTGGGCGCAGGCCGTCTCCCTCCTGGAACAGGGCCGCGTCGACGCAACCATCAACGACAACCTCACCTACCTCGACTACCAGTCCACCAACAACAACAAGGACATTAAGGTCGCAGCCACGACGGAGGAGCAGTCGAAGGTGGGGCTGGCCTTCCAGAAGGGCAGCACCGAACTGGTGGACGCCGCCAACAAGGCCCTGGACGAGCTTCGCGCCGACGGCACCCTGGCCAAGATCTCCGAGAAGTACTTCGGCGAAGACGTCTCCCAGTAG